A genomic segment from Modestobacter roseus encodes:
- a CDS encoding LLM class flavin-dependent oxidoreductase — protein sequence MEKRIGFLNFGHWQPIPGSQVRTGADALLQTVELAQAAEELGVDGAYVRVHHFARQLSSPFPLLAAIAARTSRIEIGTGVIDMRYENPLYMAEEAAAADLLSAGRLQLGISRGSPETALRGSEAFGYVPADGSDDAELARAKTARFLAAVAGETVVDADPRMVGGHGGGGNGVWGRARLAVQPQSPGLRERIWWGSGTRQTAVWTARQGMNLMSSTLLSEDTGVPFDELQAEQIALFRATWADAGWAHEPRVSVSRSVMPITTDEDRQYFGRERTSTDQVGLLEGVRARFGKSYAGEPDQLAEELAKDAAVRDADTLLLTVPNMLGVDYNARLLETITRHVAPAIGWVPPAGR from the coding sequence GTGGAGAAGCGGATCGGCTTCCTGAACTTCGGGCACTGGCAGCCCATCCCGGGGTCGCAGGTGCGCACCGGGGCCGACGCCCTGCTGCAGACCGTCGAGCTGGCGCAGGCGGCCGAGGAGCTGGGGGTCGACGGCGCCTACGTGCGGGTGCACCACTTCGCCCGGCAGCTGTCCTCGCCCTTCCCGCTGCTGGCGGCGATCGCCGCGCGCACGAGCCGGATCGAGATCGGTACGGGCGTGATCGACATGCGCTACGAGAACCCGCTGTACATGGCCGAGGAGGCCGCCGCCGCCGACCTGCTGTCCGCCGGCCGGCTGCAGCTGGGGATCAGCCGGGGATCACCGGAGACGGCGCTGCGCGGCTCGGAGGCCTTCGGCTACGTGCCCGCCGACGGCAGTGACGACGCGGAGCTGGCCCGGGCGAAGACGGCCCGGTTCCTCGCCGCCGTCGCCGGGGAGACCGTGGTGGACGCCGACCCGCGGATGGTCGGGGGCCACGGGGGCGGGGGCAACGGGGTCTGGGGCAGGGCACGCCTGGCGGTCCAGCCGCAGTCGCCGGGCCTGCGCGAGCGGATCTGGTGGGGATCGGGCACCCGGCAGACGGCGGTCTGGACGGCGCGGCAGGGGATGAACCTGATGAGCTCCACGCTGCTCAGCGAGGACACCGGGGTGCCGTTCGACGAGCTGCAGGCCGAGCAGATCGCGCTGTTCCGGGCCACCTGGGCCGACGCCGGCTGGGCGCACGAGCCGCGGGTGTCGGTGAGCCGCTCCGTCATGCCCATCACCACCGACGAGGACCGGCAGTACTTCGGCCGGGAGCGCACGAGCACCGACCAGGTCGGGCTGCTGGAGGGGGTGCGCGCCCGCTTCGGGAAGAGCTACGCCGGGGAGCCGGACCAGCTGGCCGAGGAGCTGGCCAAGGACGCCGCCGTGCGGGACGCCGACACCCTGCTGCTGACCGTCCCGAACATGCTCGGCGTCGACTACAACGCCCGGCTGCTGGAGACGATCACCCGGCACGTCGCCCCGGCGATCGGCTGGGTCCCGCCCGCGGGACGCTGA